In Candidatus Dependentiae bacterium, the following proteins share a genomic window:
- a CDS encoding TraR/DksA family transcriptional regulator has protein sequence MKDNLETIRKSLMARKMELEQELTRLSQERFSDGQVQDPGDQALSSTMESLQVSLQDTEREEYNRILLAIEKVDDGTYGICSDCGQPISEKRLKSYQNAARCIVCQEAFEENPFK, from the coding sequence TTGAAAGATAATCTAGAAACAATAAGAAAATCATTGATGGCGCGTAAAATGGAGCTTGAACAAGAGTTGACACGCTTGTCTCAAGAGAGGTTCTCTGATGGCCAGGTGCAAGATCCGGGCGATCAGGCTCTTTCTTCTACCATGGAATCTTTGCAAGTTTCATTGCAGGACACTGAACGCGAGGAATACAATAGGATTTTACTGGCTATTGAAAAGGTCGATGATGGTACCTATGGTATTTGTAGCGACTGTGGTCAGCCTATATCCGAAAAGCGGCTTAAATCGTATCAAAATGCCGCTCGGTGCATCGTTTGCCAAGAGGCTTTTGAAGAAAATCCATTTAAATAG
- the rpsI gene encoding 30S ribosomal protein S9, which yields MVKINLDKVAGVTGKANKNISHGVGRRKSSVARVWLSKGNGTLTVNDKAYLTYFDTEMAQLDAAVPFRVCPAAGQYNVVAYVQGGGLHSQANAVKLATARALVEIDETLRPLLRKHELLTVDSRLKERKKYGQKAARRKFQFVKR from the coding sequence ATGGTAAAAATAAATTTAGATAAAGTAGCTGGTGTGACTGGCAAGGCGAATAAAAACATTTCTCACGGCGTAGGTCGTCGTAAATCTTCAGTAGCACGCGTTTGGCTTTCAAAAGGCAACGGTACACTAACGGTTAACGATAAAGCATACCTCACCTATTTTGACACTGAAATGGCTCAACTTGATGCAGCTGTTCCATTCAGAGTTTGCCCAGCAGCAGGACAATATAATGTTGTTGCCTACGTGCAAGGTGGCGGTCTTCACTCTCAAGCTAACGCGGTAAAGCTAGCAACAGCTCGCGCATTAGTAGAAATTGATGAAACACTTCGTCCTCTATTGCGTAAGCATGAACTCCTAACTGTTGACTCTCGTCTTAAAGAACGTAAGAAATACGGTCAAAAAGCGGCTCGACGTAAGTTCCAGTTCGTAAAAAGATAA
- the glmS gene encoding glutamine--fructose-6-phosphate transaminase (isomerizing) has protein sequence MCGIVGYIGKNYSRDFVIEGLSRLEYRGYDSSGYACINPADNRLLYARSAGQLSNLVKKFEQNPIDGNIGIGHTRWSTHGVSSQENAHPQFDCQKTISIIHNGIIENHHALRSQLSAQGHVFHSETDTETIAHLFEELLPVHNTFKATVIDLISKLEGAYAFISILQDHPDVMLLVRKRSPLCVGIGDNEMFVASDLLAFAGKTKQVLFLPDQSFALVRKDMIELYDFSGKSLPMTVQEITADWAAHEKKGHEHYMLKEIYEQKAAIHATVKCLKSLSINIWDHIGLSKEQVKNLHTLNLIGCGTSWHAGRIAQFFFEQICMMPTKVLLASEFRYMSFFSEPNSLFIAISQSGETADTLEALRMINDMQLPTVALTNVSSSTMVREAGGFLLTQAGQEVAVASTKAFSTQVAALFWLANRMALEKGIITKQQMELAEEELLVAAEVLESCIENYKIDIVQKHARKYAQYKKSIFLGRHISYPFAMEASLKLKEIAYVFAQCYPAGELKHGPLALVDKDTPIFLFSHRDPLIYQKLLSNAQEVKARNGHLIIFAFEGQTELHALADLLFVIPNVNPLLGPLAMTGLMQFFVYHIALELGCAIDKPRNLAKSVTVE, from the coding sequence ATGTGTGGAATTGTTGGCTACATAGGGAAAAATTATAGTCGAGATTTCGTTATTGAAGGCCTTTCTCGGCTTGAATATCGCGGTTATGATTCTTCTGGATACGCATGCATAAATCCTGCCGACAACCGTCTTCTTTATGCCCGATCAGCAGGGCAACTGTCTAACCTAGTAAAAAAGTTTGAACAAAACCCTATCGATGGCAATATCGGCATTGGCCACACTCGTTGGTCGACGCACGGTGTTTCTTCTCAAGAAAACGCCCACCCACAATTTGATTGCCAAAAAACCATCTCCATTATCCATAATGGTATTATCGAAAATCATCATGCGCTCAGGTCTCAATTGTCTGCGCAAGGACATGTATTCCATTCCGAGACCGATACAGAAACTATAGCTCATCTTTTTGAGGAGTTGTTGCCAGTTCATAACACGTTTAAAGCGACGGTTATTGATCTTATTAGTAAGCTCGAAGGTGCGTATGCCTTTATTTCTATTCTTCAGGATCATCCAGATGTCATGCTTTTGGTGCGCAAGCGCTCTCCATTGTGTGTAGGTATTGGCGATAACGAAATGTTCGTTGCTTCAGACTTACTCGCTTTTGCTGGCAAAACAAAACAGGTCTTATTTCTGCCCGATCAAAGCTTTGCGTTGGTCAGAAAAGATATGATTGAGCTCTACGATTTCTCCGGTAAATCATTACCTATGACTGTTCAAGAAATTACTGCCGATTGGGCTGCTCATGAAAAAAAAGGCCACGAACATTATATGCTCAAAGAAATCTATGAGCAAAAGGCAGCAATTCATGCGACAGTCAAATGTCTTAAGTCTTTGAGTATTAATATTTGGGACCACATAGGACTTTCAAAAGAGCAGGTAAAAAATTTACATACGCTCAACTTAATTGGTTGCGGCACTTCCTGGCATGCAGGGCGCATAGCACAATTTTTCTTTGAACAAATATGCATGATGCCGACCAAGGTGTTATTAGCATCAGAGTTTCGGTACATGTCATTTTTTTCGGAACCTAATAGTTTGTTTATAGCAATCTCTCAATCAGGCGAAACTGCCGATACGCTAGAAGCATTACGCATGATTAATGACATGCAATTGCCCACCGTGGCATTGACCAACGTGTCATCGAGCACTATGGTGCGCGAAGCTGGTGGTTTTTTGCTCACGCAAGCGGGTCAAGAAGTTGCTGTTGCTTCAACTAAAGCGTTTTCAACCCAAGTTGCTGCACTGTTTTGGTTAGCCAATCGTATGGCGCTTGAAAAGGGCATCATCACCAAACAACAAATGGAACTTGCTGAAGAAGAATTGTTAGTAGCAGCAGAAGTTTTGGAAAGCTGCATCGAAAATTATAAAATTGATATTGTTCAAAAACATGCACGTAAATACGCTCAGTATAAAAAGAGCATCTTTTTAGGACGTCATATTAGTTATCCCTTTGCTATGGAAGCATCATTAAAGCTTAAAGAAATTGCTTATGTGTTTGCTCAATGTTATCCCGCTGGCGAACTTAAACACGGGCCGCTGGCTTTAGTAGATAAAGATACGCCTATCTTTTTATTTTCCCATCGCGATCCGTTGATTTATCAAAAATTACTTTCTAATGCACAAGAAGTTAAAGCGCGCAATGGCCATTTGATTATATTTGCTTTTGAAGGGCAGACTGAATTGCATGCACTCGCCGATTTACTTTTTGTGATTCCTAATGTTAATCCATTG
- a CDS encoding nucleoside deaminase → MKPKETIFGHDRDVVFMSQALRQAEKAFAKNEVPVGAVIVNPQGVIIARGMNLVESQHTQRAHAESLAIEKAGKKLHDWRLEGCWLYVTLEPCAMCMNLILLSRLDGVVFGASSPLFGYHLDNNLNVQLYKKSVLSIVEGICQEEAGILLKRFFKTKR, encoded by the coding sequence ATGAAACCAAAAGAAACTATATTTGGGCATGATCGAGATGTTGTTTTTATGTCTCAAGCATTGCGCCAAGCAGAAAAGGCTTTTGCCAAAAATGAGGTGCCGGTAGGTGCCGTAATCGTTAACCCTCAAGGGGTGATTATTGCACGAGGTATGAATTTGGTTGAGTCTCAGCATACGCAGCGAGCCCATGCTGAAAGCTTAGCGATAGAAAAAGCAGGTAAGAAATTGCACGATTGGCGCCTAGAAGGTTGCTGGTTATATGTTACTCTTGAACCATGTGCGATGTGTATGAACCTCATTTTGCTGAGTCGTTTGGATGGTGTTGTATTTGGCGCTTCCTCGCCGCTTTTTGGCTATCATCTTGACAACAACCTTAACGTTCAGCTATACAAGAAAAGTGTTTTGAGTATAGTAGAAGGCATTTGTCAGGAAGAGGCAGGGATTTTGTTGAAGCGATTTTTTAAAACCAAACGATAG